In a single window of the Marinitoga sp. 38H-ov genome:
- a CDS encoding DUF1015 family protein, translating into MSIIRPFKGLRPKNELVEEFSCPPYDVLEEDEVKDIVKNHPKSFLRVTRAEVEFDENIDPHSEEVYKKAKENLENYKKDGILIEEEKPALYLYRETWKGHSQTGIFATFSVDEYQKGLIKKHELTRQDKEDDRTKHIMILEAQTGPVFLTFKSKDNIKELINRGISESEKIYDFIDEKEVHHELWVLTNENLINELQNAFKEVDSLYIADGHHRAAAAARTKEILKSKNPVHTGNEEYNFFMAVVFPHDELKILDYNRVVKDLNGLSDDEFMKKISEYFEISEAPESPYKPKNRHEFGMYINKKWYLLKAKENIIDETDPVKQLDVYILQNYLLAPILGIENPRKDPRIHFLGGIRGVKALEEWIDGKNWKVAFSMYPTSIEELMAVADADKIMPPKSTWFEPKLRSGLLIHEI; encoded by the coding sequence GTGTCAATTATTAGGCCATTTAAAGGATTAAGACCAAAAAATGAATTAGTAGAAGAGTTTTCTTGTCCGCCATATGATGTTTTAGAAGAAGATGAAGTTAAAGATATTGTTAAAAATCATCCTAAAAGTTTTTTAAGAGTTACTAGAGCTGAGGTTGAATTTGATGAAAATATAGACCCTCATAGCGAAGAGGTTTATAAAAAAGCTAAAGAAAATTTAGAAAACTATAAAAAAGATGGTATATTAATAGAAGAAGAAAAACCGGCATTATATTTATATAGAGAAACATGGAAAGGTCATTCTCAAACAGGAATTTTTGCTACTTTCTCAGTTGATGAGTATCAAAAAGGTCTTATTAAAAAGCATGAATTAACTAGACAAGATAAAGAAGATGATAGAACTAAACATATTATGATTTTAGAAGCACAAACCGGACCAGTATTTTTAACATTTAAATCAAAAGATAATATTAAAGAATTAATTAATAGAGGTATTAGTGAATCAGAAAAGATTTATGATTTTATAGACGAAAAAGAAGTTCACCATGAATTGTGGGTGCTAACAAATGAAAATTTAATAAATGAATTACAAAATGCATTTAAAGAAGTGGATTCTTTATATATTGCTGATGGTCATCATAGAGCGGCAGCGGCAGCTAGAACAAAGGAAATTTTAAAATCAAAGAATCCAGTACATACAGGAAATGAAGAATATAATTTCTTTATGGCAGTAGTATTTCCACATGATGAATTAAAAATTTTAGATTATAATAGGGTAGTGAAAGATTTAAATGGTTTATCAGATGATGAATTTATGAAAAAAATATCTGAATACTTTGAAATCTCAGAAGCTCCTGAAAGTCCTTATAAACCAAAAAATAGACATGAATTTGGTATGTATATAAATAAAAAATGGTATTTATTAAAAGCTAAAGAAAATATTATTGATGAAACTGATCCTGTGAAACAGTTAGATGTATATATATTACAAAATTATTTATTAGCTCCTATTTTAGGTATAGAAAACCCAAGAAAAGATCCAAGAATTCATTTCTTAGGAGGAATTAGAGGAGTAAAAGCTTTAGAAGAATGGATAGATGGTAAGAATTGGAAGGTTGCATTTTCAATGTATCCAACATCAATAGAGGAATTAATGGCAGTTGCTGATGCTGACAAAATTATGCCTCCAAAATCTACATGGTTTGAGCCAAAATTAAGATCGGGATTATTGATACATGAAATATAG